A genomic stretch from Channa argus isolate prfri chromosome 24, Channa argus male v1.0, whole genome shotgun sequence includes:
- the heatr6 gene encoding HEAT repeat-containing protein 6 isoform X1, with protein MASRIVLSAPAPGRIGVPPFPPVALSAEAPPFIPMTTDGLPIDPPSDAEKQFCRCAAKLRALRTDSGQLREDLNLLFDQLLSENYSRNFAANVIIRPEDVCTLLEHASGLVPLSQEHLVIKLCQLIHHLLNQLKIIMDDQTLDVLVNYTVRALKVCSTWTHSDVLLALSTVVYGNGHQCQQHLIDLLGKDGILLRYSSPSQTNIELRRVSLTCMANICFRIPGQPPLDDQYRSTCFGLFLKTLHSPKPPNTDELFYCMVVQAALKGLQSCVSCGKWKFGGEEELGSVLAAVKRLMFQGAPGVSVEWPAVLYPARLPQYEGVSAPKPTEPPKSSEPPKDAALPGKALGNKKRKSRGKGKKMTIEERRSDDGNEGDRTAMPAFQKERGREGGRGEGDSLFKPSVPSLYPTWKRNSSDSEFSDQEGNAQSKLRLYHGRVRQGALQCLLAVVKSVEKRTLYGYWSSFIPDSPIGGPPPLNLLTIILKDPSPKVRAFALQVLSAMLDGSRQFLAVAEDTTSPRTSYTPFSLLLATAVRELHRALSLALLAETSSQTLTQVIKCLAYMVANAPYHRLSPGLLSPLWKQIRPYVRHRDVNVRVSVLTLYGALVTTQAPLSEVQLLLQQPESSSNSTGSFTPQDSSLSWRQKDGVSSPCRTPVTHSQRSSHTQSPPVPHTPGEGDSAPPWLLQLCVTLVTQPREDQSDSEGAGTGSGTALEPSPVRLEALQVLSQLVRGYFSLTQAFLQEIRQVSARCLGETDPSIQLHGAKLLEELGTGIIQQYRAENNVPESARVPMSQVVRFWSEVLSGPLNGALQNEQHPTLQTSACDTLSSILPQAFAQLPDKTQLMCITVLLGLTYSENYLVKTAAIRALGIYILFPCLREDVMFVADTANTILAALDDRSTNVCAKAAWSLGNLTDTLIVNMESVGVDFQEELSDMLLLKMLQAATRAAADKDRVKCNAVRALGNLLHFLRQNQLTRSVFQRPLEDAVRALVKTVQSEASMKVRWNACYALGNAFRNPALPLDSAPWSCEAFSALCHVVTSCKNFKVRIKSAAALAVPAHRGCYGSTKRFSCVWDSLATALENSEDTNDFLEYRYSASLRHTLSQALLHLLSVSQSPDMPALAVSLASEKGRGIKEHLVKYLRAEEGGREGAEGDKDAGAGSSNPQQRIGSLQQTLIRLKELKAEGQGGGDEESGKEVVVDFLEDLLKTCEELQSYNTDISN; from the exons ATGGCTTCTCGCATTGTATTGTCAGCACCGGCTCCTGGCCGAATTGGTGTCCCCCCTTTCCCTCCGGTGGCTCTATCCGCGGAAGCACCGCCGTTCATCCCTATGACCACGGATGGTCTTCCGATCGACCCCCCGTCGGACGCCGAGAAACAGTTTTGTCGCTGCGCCGCGAAGCTCCGAGCTCTGCGGACAGACTCGGGTCAGCTGCGAGAGGACCTCAACCTGCTGTTTGACCAGCTCCTGTCCGAAAACTACAGCAGAAACTTCGCCGCCAACGTCATCATCCGACCGGAG GATGTGTGCACTTTGCTGGAACATGCCAGCGGTTTGGTGCCGCTGAGTCAAGAACATTTAGTCATCAAACTCTGCCAACTAATACATCATCTGCTTAATCAGCTAAAG ATAATAATGGATGACCAGACATTGGATGTGTTGGTGAACTATACTGTCCGTGCACTGAAGGTGTGCAGTACATGGACGCACTCAGATGTCCTTCTGGCACTCTCCACAGTAGTGTATGGGAACGGGCATCAATGCCAGCAG CATCTCATTGACTTACTGGGAAAAGATGGCATCCTCCTGCGTTATAGTTCTCCATCTCAAACTAATATCGAGTTACGTCGTGTTTCCCTAACCTGTATGGCCAACATCTGTTTCAG AATCCCTGGTCAGCCACCTTTGGATGATCAGTACAGAAGCACGTGTTTCGGACTCTTCTTGAAAACTCTGCACTCACCCAAACCTCCCAACACTGATGAGCTTTTCTACTGTATG GTGGTCCAGGCAGCATTAAAGGGCCTTCAGAGTTGTGTGTCATGTGGAAAGTGGAAATTTGGTGGAGAAGAGGAGCTTGGATCTGTACTGGCTGCAGTTAAG AGACTCATGTTCCAGGGAGCTCCAGGTGTGAGTGTGGAATGGCCAGCTGTGTTGTACCCAGCACGTCTTCCTCAGTACGAGGGTGTCTCTGCACCAAAACCTACCGAGCCACCAAAATCCTCTGAACCTCCAAAAGATGCTGCTTTGCCAGGCAAAGCTTTAGGG aATAAAAAGAGGAAATCCAGAGGTAAGGGAAAGAAGATGACTATTGAGGAGAGGAGAAGTGATGATGGAAATGAAGGTGACAGAACAGCAATGCCCGCTTTTCAGAAAGAAAGGGGAAGGGAGGGAGGCAGAGGTGAGGGGGATTCTTTGTTTAAACCCTCTGTCCCATCTCTCTACCCAACCTGGAAAAGAAACAGCTCTGATTCAGAATTTTCCGACCAAGAAGGCAACGCACAGAGCAAGTTAAG ACTCTACCATGGTCGTGTACGTCAGGGAGCTCTGCAGTGTTTGCTTGCGGTGGTGAAAAGTGTCGAGAAGAGGACTCTTTATGGGTACTGGTCCTCCTTCATCCCCGACTCTCCTATCGGAGGACCACCACCTCTCAATCTCCTTACAATTATACTAAAGGATCCATCACCAAAG GTTCGTGCGTTTGCACTTCAGGTTTTGTCAGCCATGCTGGATGGCTCCCGTCAGTTCCTGGCTGTGGCTGAAGATACAACGTCTCCTCGCACATCTTATACACCCTTCTCTTTACTGCTGGCTACTGCTGTCAGAGAGCTGCACCGTGCTCTTAGTCTGGCTCTGCTGGCCGAGACCTCCTCTCAGACTCTGACACAGGTCATAAAG TGTCTGGCCTACATGGTGGCAAATGCTCCCTACCACCGTCTCAGCCCTGGACTGCTCAGTCCGCTCTGGAAACAGATCCGTCCTTATGTGCGCCACAGAG ACGTGAACGTGCGCGTGTCTGTTCTGACACTTTATGGGGCTCTAGTGACAACTCAGGCTCCTCTTTCTGAGGTGCAGCTCCTCCTCCAACAGCcagagagcagcagcaacagcactgGGTCATTCACACCGCAGGACTCATCTCTTAGCTGGAGACAAAAAGATGGAGTTTCCTCACCCTGTCGCACACCAGTTACACATTCTCAAcgcagctcacacacacaatcccccCCCGTTCCTCACACACCAGGTGAGGGGGACAGTGCCCCACCATGgttgctgcagctctgtgttACCCTGGTGACTCAGCCTAGAGAAGATCAATCGGACAGCGAGGGAGcgggaacaggaagtggtacTGCTCTGGAGCCCTCCCCTGTTCGACTAGAAGCTCTACAG GTCTTGTCCCAGCTGGTGCGTGGCTACTTCTCTCTAACCCAAGCATTTCTGCAAGAGATAAGGCAGGTGAGCGCACGCTGTCTTGGGGAGACAGACCCCTCTATACAACTACATGGAGCAAAG TTACTAGAGGAGTTAGGGACAGGAATTATCCAGCAGTACAGAGCAGAGAACAATGTGCCTGAGAGTGCAAGGGTCCCCATGAGTCAA GTGGTGCGGTTTTGGTCAGAAGTCTTAAGTGGTCCACTGAATGGAGCACTGCAGAATGAACAACATCCAACACTGCAGACGAGCGCCTGCGACACACTCTCCTCCATCCTGCCTCAGGCCTTCGCGCAGCTGCCT GATAAGACGCAGCTGATGTGCATCACTGTGCTACTGGGGCTGACCTACAGTGAGAACTATCTGGTGAAAACTGCAGCTATCAGGGCTCTGGGAATCTACATCTTGTTCCCGTGTCTGAGAGAG gatGTAATGTTCGTAGCAGATACAGCAAACACTATCCTTGCTGCGCTTGATGATCGATCTACAAATGTCTGCGCCAAGGCTGCCTGGTCTCTTGGGAATCTCACAGACACTCTCATTGTCAATAT GGAGAGTGTTGGTGTGGACTTCCAGGAAGAGTTATCAGACATGCTGCTCCTCAAAATGTTGCAGGCAGCCACCCGAGCTGCAGCCGACAAAGACAGG GTGAAGTGTAACGCAGTGCGAGCACTTGGGAATTTACTTCATTTCCTGCGCCAGAATCAGCTGACTCGGTCTGTGTTCCAACGCCCACTGGAAGACGCAGTTCGAGCTCTTGTGAAAACTGTCCAATCGGAAGCTTCGATGAAGGTCAGATGGAATGCCTGTTATGCTTTGGGAAATGCTTTCAGAAACCCAGCCCTGCCTCTTG ATTCAGCCCCATGGTCTTGTGAGGCTTTCTCTGCCCTCTGCCATGTTGTTACTTCCTGTAAGAACTTCAAGGTGCGGATCAAATCTGCCGCTGCCCTGGCAGTTCCTGCCCACCGTGGCTGCTATGGGAGCACGAAGCGATTTAGCTGTGTGTGGGATTCGCTGGCCACAGCACTCGAGAACAGTGAAGACACAAACGACTTCTTAGAGTACCGCTACAGCGCCAGCCTGCGACACACGCTCTCACAAGCTCTCCTACACCTGCTCAGCGTCAGCCAGTCCCCGGACATGCCCGCCCTCGCGGTGTCACTGGCCAGTGAGAAAGGGAGGGGCATCAAAGAGCATTTGGTCAAATATCTCAGAgcagaggaaggagggagagagggggcaGAAGGTGACAAAGATGCAGGGGCTGGCAGTTCCAACCCTCAGCAGAGGATTGGAAGTCTGCAGCAAACTCTGATCAGATTAAAAGAGTTGAAGGCTGAAGGGCAAGGCGGAGGAGACGAGGAGAGTGGAAAGGAGGTAGTAGTAGATTTTTTGGAGGATTTGCTAAAGACCTGTGAAGAGCTACAGAGCTATAATACTGACATCTCTAATTGA
- the heatr6 gene encoding HEAT repeat-containing protein 6 isoform X2 — protein MASRIVLSAPAPGRIGVPPFPPVALSAEAPPFIPMTTDGLPIDPPSDAEKQFCRCAAKLRALRTDSGQLREDLNLLFDQLLSENYSRNFAANVIIRPEDVCTLLEHASGLVPLSQEHLVIKLCQLIHHLLNQLKIIMDDQTLDVLVNYTVRALKVCSTWTHSDVLLALSTVVYGNGHQCQQHLIDLLGKDGILLRYSSPSQTNIELRRVSLTCMANICFRIPGQPPLDDQYRSTCFGLFLKTLHSPKPPNTDELFYCMVVQAALKGLQSCVSCGKWKFGGEEELGSVLAAVKRLMFQGAPGVSVEWPAVLYPARLPQYEGVSAPKPTEPPKSSEPPKDAALPGKALGNKKRKSRGKGKKMTIEERRSDDGNEGDRTAMPAFQKERGREGGRGEGDSLFKPSVPSLYPTWKRNSSDSEFSDQEGNAQSKLRLYHGRVRQGALQCLLAVVKSVEKRTLYGYWSSFIPDSPIGGPPPLNLLTIILKDPSPKVRAFALQVLSAMLDGSRQFLAVAEDTTSPRTSYTPFSLLLATAVRELHRALSLALLAETSSQTLTQVIKCLAYMVANAPYHRLSPGLLSPLWKQIRPYVRHRDVNVRVSVLTLYGALVTTQAPLSEVQLLLQQPESSSNSTGSFTPQDSSLSWRQKDGVSSPCRTPVTHSQRSSHTQSPPVPHTPGEGDSAPPWLLQLCVTLVTQPREDQSDSEGAGTGSGTALEPSPVRLEALQVLSQLVRGYFSLTQAFLQEIRQVSARCLGETDPSIQLHGAKLLEELGTGIIQQYRAENNVPESARVPMSQVVRFWSEVLSGPLNGALQNEQHPTLQTSACDTLSSILPQAFAQLPDVMFVADTANTILAALDDRSTNVCAKAAWSLGNLTDTLIVNMESVGVDFQEELSDMLLLKMLQAATRAAADKDRVKCNAVRALGNLLHFLRQNQLTRSVFQRPLEDAVRALVKTVQSEASMKVRWNACYALGNAFRNPALPLDSAPWSCEAFSALCHVVTSCKNFKVRIKSAAALAVPAHRGCYGSTKRFSCVWDSLATALENSEDTNDFLEYRYSASLRHTLSQALLHLLSVSQSPDMPALAVSLASEKGRGIKEHLVKYLRAEEGGREGAEGDKDAGAGSSNPQQRIGSLQQTLIRLKELKAEGQGGGDEESGKEVVVDFLEDLLKTCEELQSYNTDISN, from the exons ATGGCTTCTCGCATTGTATTGTCAGCACCGGCTCCTGGCCGAATTGGTGTCCCCCCTTTCCCTCCGGTGGCTCTATCCGCGGAAGCACCGCCGTTCATCCCTATGACCACGGATGGTCTTCCGATCGACCCCCCGTCGGACGCCGAGAAACAGTTTTGTCGCTGCGCCGCGAAGCTCCGAGCTCTGCGGACAGACTCGGGTCAGCTGCGAGAGGACCTCAACCTGCTGTTTGACCAGCTCCTGTCCGAAAACTACAGCAGAAACTTCGCCGCCAACGTCATCATCCGACCGGAG GATGTGTGCACTTTGCTGGAACATGCCAGCGGTTTGGTGCCGCTGAGTCAAGAACATTTAGTCATCAAACTCTGCCAACTAATACATCATCTGCTTAATCAGCTAAAG ATAATAATGGATGACCAGACATTGGATGTGTTGGTGAACTATACTGTCCGTGCACTGAAGGTGTGCAGTACATGGACGCACTCAGATGTCCTTCTGGCACTCTCCACAGTAGTGTATGGGAACGGGCATCAATGCCAGCAG CATCTCATTGACTTACTGGGAAAAGATGGCATCCTCCTGCGTTATAGTTCTCCATCTCAAACTAATATCGAGTTACGTCGTGTTTCCCTAACCTGTATGGCCAACATCTGTTTCAG AATCCCTGGTCAGCCACCTTTGGATGATCAGTACAGAAGCACGTGTTTCGGACTCTTCTTGAAAACTCTGCACTCACCCAAACCTCCCAACACTGATGAGCTTTTCTACTGTATG GTGGTCCAGGCAGCATTAAAGGGCCTTCAGAGTTGTGTGTCATGTGGAAAGTGGAAATTTGGTGGAGAAGAGGAGCTTGGATCTGTACTGGCTGCAGTTAAG AGACTCATGTTCCAGGGAGCTCCAGGTGTGAGTGTGGAATGGCCAGCTGTGTTGTACCCAGCACGTCTTCCTCAGTACGAGGGTGTCTCTGCACCAAAACCTACCGAGCCACCAAAATCCTCTGAACCTCCAAAAGATGCTGCTTTGCCAGGCAAAGCTTTAGGG aATAAAAAGAGGAAATCCAGAGGTAAGGGAAAGAAGATGACTATTGAGGAGAGGAGAAGTGATGATGGAAATGAAGGTGACAGAACAGCAATGCCCGCTTTTCAGAAAGAAAGGGGAAGGGAGGGAGGCAGAGGTGAGGGGGATTCTTTGTTTAAACCCTCTGTCCCATCTCTCTACCCAACCTGGAAAAGAAACAGCTCTGATTCAGAATTTTCCGACCAAGAAGGCAACGCACAGAGCAAGTTAAG ACTCTACCATGGTCGTGTACGTCAGGGAGCTCTGCAGTGTTTGCTTGCGGTGGTGAAAAGTGTCGAGAAGAGGACTCTTTATGGGTACTGGTCCTCCTTCATCCCCGACTCTCCTATCGGAGGACCACCACCTCTCAATCTCCTTACAATTATACTAAAGGATCCATCACCAAAG GTTCGTGCGTTTGCACTTCAGGTTTTGTCAGCCATGCTGGATGGCTCCCGTCAGTTCCTGGCTGTGGCTGAAGATACAACGTCTCCTCGCACATCTTATACACCCTTCTCTTTACTGCTGGCTACTGCTGTCAGAGAGCTGCACCGTGCTCTTAGTCTGGCTCTGCTGGCCGAGACCTCCTCTCAGACTCTGACACAGGTCATAAAG TGTCTGGCCTACATGGTGGCAAATGCTCCCTACCACCGTCTCAGCCCTGGACTGCTCAGTCCGCTCTGGAAACAGATCCGTCCTTATGTGCGCCACAGAG ACGTGAACGTGCGCGTGTCTGTTCTGACACTTTATGGGGCTCTAGTGACAACTCAGGCTCCTCTTTCTGAGGTGCAGCTCCTCCTCCAACAGCcagagagcagcagcaacagcactgGGTCATTCACACCGCAGGACTCATCTCTTAGCTGGAGACAAAAAGATGGAGTTTCCTCACCCTGTCGCACACCAGTTACACATTCTCAAcgcagctcacacacacaatcccccCCCGTTCCTCACACACCAGGTGAGGGGGACAGTGCCCCACCATGgttgctgcagctctgtgttACCCTGGTGACTCAGCCTAGAGAAGATCAATCGGACAGCGAGGGAGcgggaacaggaagtggtacTGCTCTGGAGCCCTCCCCTGTTCGACTAGAAGCTCTACAG GTCTTGTCCCAGCTGGTGCGTGGCTACTTCTCTCTAACCCAAGCATTTCTGCAAGAGATAAGGCAGGTGAGCGCACGCTGTCTTGGGGAGACAGACCCCTCTATACAACTACATGGAGCAAAG TTACTAGAGGAGTTAGGGACAGGAATTATCCAGCAGTACAGAGCAGAGAACAATGTGCCTGAGAGTGCAAGGGTCCCCATGAGTCAA GTGGTGCGGTTTTGGTCAGAAGTCTTAAGTGGTCCACTGAATGGAGCACTGCAGAATGAACAACATCCAACACTGCAGACGAGCGCCTGCGACACACTCTCCTCCATCCTGCCTCAGGCCTTCGCGCAGCTGCCT gatGTAATGTTCGTAGCAGATACAGCAAACACTATCCTTGCTGCGCTTGATGATCGATCTACAAATGTCTGCGCCAAGGCTGCCTGGTCTCTTGGGAATCTCACAGACACTCTCATTGTCAATAT GGAGAGTGTTGGTGTGGACTTCCAGGAAGAGTTATCAGACATGCTGCTCCTCAAAATGTTGCAGGCAGCCACCCGAGCTGCAGCCGACAAAGACAGG GTGAAGTGTAACGCAGTGCGAGCACTTGGGAATTTACTTCATTTCCTGCGCCAGAATCAGCTGACTCGGTCTGTGTTCCAACGCCCACTGGAAGACGCAGTTCGAGCTCTTGTGAAAACTGTCCAATCGGAAGCTTCGATGAAGGTCAGATGGAATGCCTGTTATGCTTTGGGAAATGCTTTCAGAAACCCAGCCCTGCCTCTTG ATTCAGCCCCATGGTCTTGTGAGGCTTTCTCTGCCCTCTGCCATGTTGTTACTTCCTGTAAGAACTTCAAGGTGCGGATCAAATCTGCCGCTGCCCTGGCAGTTCCTGCCCACCGTGGCTGCTATGGGAGCACGAAGCGATTTAGCTGTGTGTGGGATTCGCTGGCCACAGCACTCGAGAACAGTGAAGACACAAACGACTTCTTAGAGTACCGCTACAGCGCCAGCCTGCGACACACGCTCTCACAAGCTCTCCTACACCTGCTCAGCGTCAGCCAGTCCCCGGACATGCCCGCCCTCGCGGTGTCACTGGCCAGTGAGAAAGGGAGGGGCATCAAAGAGCATTTGGTCAAATATCTCAGAgcagaggaaggagggagagagggggcaGAAGGTGACAAAGATGCAGGGGCTGGCAGTTCCAACCCTCAGCAGAGGATTGGAAGTCTGCAGCAAACTCTGATCAGATTAAAAGAGTTGAAGGCTGAAGGGCAAGGCGGAGGAGACGAGGAGAGTGGAAAGGAGGTAGTAGTAGATTTTTTGGAGGATTTGCTAAAGACCTGTGAAGAGCTACAGAGCTATAATACTGACATCTCTAATTGA
- the heatr6 gene encoding HEAT repeat-containing protein 6 isoform X3 produces the protein MDDQTLDVLVNYTVRALKVCSTWTHSDVLLALSTVVYGNGHQCQQHLIDLLGKDGILLRYSSPSQTNIELRRVSLTCMANICFRIPGQPPLDDQYRSTCFGLFLKTLHSPKPPNTDELFYCMVVQAALKGLQSCVSCGKWKFGGEEELGSVLAAVKRLMFQGAPGVSVEWPAVLYPARLPQYEGVSAPKPTEPPKSSEPPKDAALPGKALGNKKRKSRGKGKKMTIEERRSDDGNEGDRTAMPAFQKERGREGGRGEGDSLFKPSVPSLYPTWKRNSSDSEFSDQEGNAQSKLRLYHGRVRQGALQCLLAVVKSVEKRTLYGYWSSFIPDSPIGGPPPLNLLTIILKDPSPKVRAFALQVLSAMLDGSRQFLAVAEDTTSPRTSYTPFSLLLATAVRELHRALSLALLAETSSQTLTQVIKCLAYMVANAPYHRLSPGLLSPLWKQIRPYVRHRDVNVRVSVLTLYGALVTTQAPLSEVQLLLQQPESSSNSTGSFTPQDSSLSWRQKDGVSSPCRTPVTHSQRSSHTQSPPVPHTPGEGDSAPPWLLQLCVTLVTQPREDQSDSEGAGTGSGTALEPSPVRLEALQVLSQLVRGYFSLTQAFLQEIRQVSARCLGETDPSIQLHGAKLLEELGTGIIQQYRAENNVPESARVPMSQVVRFWSEVLSGPLNGALQNEQHPTLQTSACDTLSSILPQAFAQLPDKTQLMCITVLLGLTYSENYLVKTAAIRALGIYILFPCLREDVMFVADTANTILAALDDRSTNVCAKAAWSLGNLTDTLIVNMESVGVDFQEELSDMLLLKMLQAATRAAADKDRVKCNAVRALGNLLHFLRQNQLTRSVFQRPLEDAVRALVKTVQSEASMKVRWNACYALGNAFRNPALPLDSAPWSCEAFSALCHVVTSCKNFKVRIKSAAALAVPAHRGCYGSTKRFSCVWDSLATALENSEDTNDFLEYRYSASLRHTLSQALLHLLSVSQSPDMPALAVSLASEKGRGIKEHLVKYLRAEEGGREGAEGDKDAGAGSSNPQQRIGSLQQTLIRLKELKAEGQGGGDEESGKEVVVDFLEDLLKTCEELQSYNTDISN, from the exons ATGGATGACCAGACATTGGATGTGTTGGTGAACTATACTGTCCGTGCACTGAAGGTGTGCAGTACATGGACGCACTCAGATGTCCTTCTGGCACTCTCCACAGTAGTGTATGGGAACGGGCATCAATGCCAGCAG CATCTCATTGACTTACTGGGAAAAGATGGCATCCTCCTGCGTTATAGTTCTCCATCTCAAACTAATATCGAGTTACGTCGTGTTTCCCTAACCTGTATGGCCAACATCTGTTTCAG AATCCCTGGTCAGCCACCTTTGGATGATCAGTACAGAAGCACGTGTTTCGGACTCTTCTTGAAAACTCTGCACTCACCCAAACCTCCCAACACTGATGAGCTTTTCTACTGTATG GTGGTCCAGGCAGCATTAAAGGGCCTTCAGAGTTGTGTGTCATGTGGAAAGTGGAAATTTGGTGGAGAAGAGGAGCTTGGATCTGTACTGGCTGCAGTTAAG AGACTCATGTTCCAGGGAGCTCCAGGTGTGAGTGTGGAATGGCCAGCTGTGTTGTACCCAGCACGTCTTCCTCAGTACGAGGGTGTCTCTGCACCAAAACCTACCGAGCCACCAAAATCCTCTGAACCTCCAAAAGATGCTGCTTTGCCAGGCAAAGCTTTAGGG aATAAAAAGAGGAAATCCAGAGGTAAGGGAAAGAAGATGACTATTGAGGAGAGGAGAAGTGATGATGGAAATGAAGGTGACAGAACAGCAATGCCCGCTTTTCAGAAAGAAAGGGGAAGGGAGGGAGGCAGAGGTGAGGGGGATTCTTTGTTTAAACCCTCTGTCCCATCTCTCTACCCAACCTGGAAAAGAAACAGCTCTGATTCAGAATTTTCCGACCAAGAAGGCAACGCACAGAGCAAGTTAAG ACTCTACCATGGTCGTGTACGTCAGGGAGCTCTGCAGTGTTTGCTTGCGGTGGTGAAAAGTGTCGAGAAGAGGACTCTTTATGGGTACTGGTCCTCCTTCATCCCCGACTCTCCTATCGGAGGACCACCACCTCTCAATCTCCTTACAATTATACTAAAGGATCCATCACCAAAG GTTCGTGCGTTTGCACTTCAGGTTTTGTCAGCCATGCTGGATGGCTCCCGTCAGTTCCTGGCTGTGGCTGAAGATACAACGTCTCCTCGCACATCTTATACACCCTTCTCTTTACTGCTGGCTACTGCTGTCAGAGAGCTGCACCGTGCTCTTAGTCTGGCTCTGCTGGCCGAGACCTCCTCTCAGACTCTGACACAGGTCATAAAG TGTCTGGCCTACATGGTGGCAAATGCTCCCTACCACCGTCTCAGCCCTGGACTGCTCAGTCCGCTCTGGAAACAGATCCGTCCTTATGTGCGCCACAGAG ACGTGAACGTGCGCGTGTCTGTTCTGACACTTTATGGGGCTCTAGTGACAACTCAGGCTCCTCTTTCTGAGGTGCAGCTCCTCCTCCAACAGCcagagagcagcagcaacagcactgGGTCATTCACACCGCAGGACTCATCTCTTAGCTGGAGACAAAAAGATGGAGTTTCCTCACCCTGTCGCACACCAGTTACACATTCTCAAcgcagctcacacacacaatcccccCCCGTTCCTCACACACCAGGTGAGGGGGACAGTGCCCCACCATGgttgctgcagctctgtgttACCCTGGTGACTCAGCCTAGAGAAGATCAATCGGACAGCGAGGGAGcgggaacaggaagtggtacTGCTCTGGAGCCCTCCCCTGTTCGACTAGAAGCTCTACAG GTCTTGTCCCAGCTGGTGCGTGGCTACTTCTCTCTAACCCAAGCATTTCTGCAAGAGATAAGGCAGGTGAGCGCACGCTGTCTTGGGGAGACAGACCCCTCTATACAACTACATGGAGCAAAG TTACTAGAGGAGTTAGGGACAGGAATTATCCAGCAGTACAGAGCAGAGAACAATGTGCCTGAGAGTGCAAGGGTCCCCATGAGTCAA GTGGTGCGGTTTTGGTCAGAAGTCTTAAGTGGTCCACTGAATGGAGCACTGCAGAATGAACAACATCCAACACTGCAGACGAGCGCCTGCGACACACTCTCCTCCATCCTGCCTCAGGCCTTCGCGCAGCTGCCT GATAAGACGCAGCTGATGTGCATCACTGTGCTACTGGGGCTGACCTACAGTGAGAACTATCTGGTGAAAACTGCAGCTATCAGGGCTCTGGGAATCTACATCTTGTTCCCGTGTCTGAGAGAG gatGTAATGTTCGTAGCAGATACAGCAAACACTATCCTTGCTGCGCTTGATGATCGATCTACAAATGTCTGCGCCAAGGCTGCCTGGTCTCTTGGGAATCTCACAGACACTCTCATTGTCAATAT GGAGAGTGTTGGTGTGGACTTCCAGGAAGAGTTATCAGACATGCTGCTCCTCAAAATGTTGCAGGCAGCCACCCGAGCTGCAGCCGACAAAGACAGG GTGAAGTGTAACGCAGTGCGAGCACTTGGGAATTTACTTCATTTCCTGCGCCAGAATCAGCTGACTCGGTCTGTGTTCCAACGCCCACTGGAAGACGCAGTTCGAGCTCTTGTGAAAACTGTCCAATCGGAAGCTTCGATGAAGGTCAGATGGAATGCCTGTTATGCTTTGGGAAATGCTTTCAGAAACCCAGCCCTGCCTCTTG ATTCAGCCCCATGGTCTTGTGAGGCTTTCTCTGCCCTCTGCCATGTTGTTACTTCCTGTAAGAACTTCAAGGTGCGGATCAAATCTGCCGCTGCCCTGGCAGTTCCTGCCCACCGTGGCTGCTATGGGAGCACGAAGCGATTTAGCTGTGTGTGGGATTCGCTGGCCACAGCACTCGAGAACAGTGAAGACACAAACGACTTCTTAGAGTACCGCTACAGCGCCAGCCTGCGACACACGCTCTCACAAGCTCTCCTACACCTGCTCAGCGTCAGCCAGTCCCCGGACATGCCCGCCCTCGCGGTGTCACTGGCCAGTGAGAAAGGGAGGGGCATCAAAGAGCATTTGGTCAAATATCTCAGAgcagaggaaggagggagagagggggcaGAAGGTGACAAAGATGCAGGGGCTGGCAGTTCCAACCCTCAGCAGAGGATTGGAAGTCTGCAGCAAACTCTGATCAGATTAAAAGAGTTGAAGGCTGAAGGGCAAGGCGGAGGAGACGAGGAGAGTGGAAAGGAGGTAGTAGTAGATTTTTTGGAGGATTTGCTAAAGACCTGTGAAGAGCTACAGAGCTATAATACTGACATCTCTAATTGA
- the LOC137109036 gene encoding dynein light chain 2, cytoplasmic-like: MSDKKAVIKNADMSDEMQQDAVDCAMQAMEKYNIEKDIAAFVKKEFDKKYNPTWHCIVGRNFGSYVTHETKHFIYFYLGQVAILLFKSG, from the exons ATGTCTGACAAGAAAGCAGTAATAAAGAATGCAGACATGTCTGATGAAATGCAGCAGGATGCAGTAGACTGTGCCATGCAGGCTATGGAGAAGTACAACATTGAGAAGGACATCGCTGCCTTTGTCAAAAAG GAGTTTGACAAGAAGTACAACCCCACGTGGCACTGCATTGTTGGGAGAAACTTTGGCAGTTATGTGACGCATGAGACGAAGCATTTCATCTACTTCTACCTGGGTCAAGTGGCCATTCTGCTGTTCAAGTCGGGCTGA